One genomic region from Reichenbachiella ulvae encodes:
- a CDS encoding DEAD/DEAH box helicase family protein, whose product MTGLIKPAKELEVVEYVSEKYQEVEKVVFDNASTLLVSEPSSGKTTLAKELMMKNKSIGGRSVFCCGLMGIPNQMQNASWKWDLVCNSEDEKYKKRLKSGEILKEEDFFVAATFQQFVKLQKYLNEEDLIIIDEAHLLISWIDLVKEMAAVRSILTEKKFRILYLTGTPYLFDISLLDIESWIQIKVKDTFRTNLDHYFVKHAKHLDPILFITETLLDWSRKLDCFVIFNNNKKQNRGIQEFLSWYNFKSYLYDADHKTEQHYKQLITNGTIPKDAKVLICTSIVSIGLNIYDPRIMAGIVIGNESPIVVKQFAKRSRCVKQTGFHLLYFSLESEFLKQKGKIKDERAVIKDTLMDAKRLPKKLLELKHHPEIDSALENELELPLGLTYKTIEKAYSPGYIHSRFSKYCDFNVQSTYSILNCNPDPGVLTSIQVANAKQEKSLNELLDRINTDFNYFKSTFAHFYKIPSIRQNLLSWNNRELYKHIFLSAEMFLTNPKLEFYGAEIQEFYLTYTQFTDRINLYFHSFCLMWSTDLFAKERKTSNLDKENFYYETTKRLVQDYRSYNRLITYLQVRLLLYSEDSQLGSLTKEIEISINKTGRMIHIPSLVNEFNRLPYLSLYNSLKLDSFENFKILLEAIYGSLGRRRESIKESVKMAFGLKNQSRIKYYQI is encoded by the coding sequence ATGACAGGATTAATTAAGCCCGCTAAGGAATTAGAAGTAGTAGAATATGTATCCGAAAAGTATCAGGAAGTTGAGAAAGTGGTTTTTGATAATGCCTCAACCCTATTAGTTTCTGAACCATCTTCTGGTAAAACTACCCTTGCTAAAGAACTGATGATGAAAAACAAAAGCATCGGTGGTAGATCTGTTTTTTGCTGTGGATTAATGGGTATTCCCAATCAAATGCAAAATGCAAGTTGGAAATGGGATTTGGTATGTAATTCTGAAGATGAGAAATATAAAAAAAGATTAAAGAGTGGTGAAATCTTAAAAGAGGAAGATTTTTTCGTAGCAGCCACTTTTCAGCAATTTGTTAAGCTTCAAAAATACTTAAATGAAGAGGACTTAATAATTATTGATGAAGCTCACCTTCTTATTTCCTGGATTGATCTAGTAAAAGAGATGGCAGCTGTTCGAAGTATTCTAACGGAGAAAAAGTTTAGAATTCTCTATTTGACAGGAACACCATATTTGTTTGATATTTCGTTGTTAGACATTGAGTCGTGGATTCAAATAAAAGTAAAAGACACCTTTAGAACTAATCTTGATCATTATTTTGTGAAACATGCAAAACATCTTGATCCAATTTTGTTTATCACAGAAACACTGTTGGATTGGTCTAGAAAGCTGGATTGTTTTGTAATCTTCAATAATAATAAAAAACAGAATCGTGGGATACAGGAGTTTCTAAGTTGGTATAATTTTAAATCATACTTGTATGATGCTGATCACAAGACAGAGCAGCATTATAAACAACTAATAACCAATGGCACGATTCCTAAGGATGCCAAAGTATTAATTTGTACTTCTATTGTTTCAATAGGGTTAAATATTTACGATCCAAGAATTATGGCCGGGATTGTAATTGGCAATGAAAGTCCAATAGTAGTTAAGCAATTTGCGAAGCGTTCTAGATGTGTTAAGCAAACTGGTTTTCATCTTCTGTATTTTAGTCTTGAATCAGAGTTTTTGAAACAGAAAGGCAAGATTAAAGATGAAAGGGCTGTCATTAAGGATACATTGATGGATGCTAAACGCTTGCCAAAGAAACTCCTTGAATTAAAGCATCATCCTGAAATTGATTCTGCTCTAGAAAACGAACTTGAGCTACCACTTGGGTTAACTTATAAAACAATAGAAAAGGCATACTCCCCCGGTTACATTCATTCAAGATTTTCTAAGTATTGTGATTTCAATGTTCAGAGTACTTACAGTATCCTAAACTGTAACCCTGACCCAGGAGTTCTGACCTCTATCCAAGTAGCCAATGCAAAACAAGAGAAAAGCCTTAATGAGTTATTAGACAGGATAAATACAGATTTCAATTATTTTAAATCAACTTTTGCTCATTTTTATAAAATCCCTTCCATTCGTCAGAACTTGTTAAGTTGGAATAATCGAGAATTATACAAGCACATATTTCTATCAGCAGAAATGTTCTTAACGAACCCTAAACTTGAGTTCTATGGTGCAGAGATACAAGAGTTTTATCTCACATATACTCAATTCACTGATCGAATAAATTTATATTTTCACTCATTTTGTTTGATGTGGTCAACAGATCTTTTTGCCAAAGAAAGAAAAACTTCAAATCTGGATAAGGAGAATTTTTATTATGAAACAACAAAACGGTTGGTTCAAGACTACAGATCCTACAATAGGTTGATCACTTACCTACAAGTTAGGTTATTACTCTATAGTGAAGACTCTCAATTGGGTAGCTTGACGAAGGAAATAGAGATAAGTATTAATAAGACAGGGAGAATGATTCATATCCCCTCTCTAGTGAATGAATTTAACAGATTACCATACCTATCCTTATATAATTCATTAAAGCTTGATTCTTTTGAGAATTTCAAGATACTGCTGGAAGCAATTTATGGTTCATTAGGAAGAAGAAGGGAATCTATTAAGGAATCAGTTAAGATGGCTTTCGGATTAAAGAATCAATCTAGAATTAAGTATTATCAAATCTAG
- a CDS encoding Eco57I restriction-modification methylase domain-containing protein, whose amino-acid sequence MIDLLSSPYNKQSFIDKLILPVFQGKVDSLVIYDESRVEEVLLTDGEEAIAESIIKYGEIITSDKRTIDLFEVTLQDSKVIERNKVSVGNIVKKHIIGNNAVFASFAYADATDRNWRFSFIAFDSQFEDGDVVQIETNPKRYTYVLGPGETCRTATDRFTYLAAKSSIDLAHIKEAFNVEKISKDFFNDYREHYQNFCEYLTGKRMVTVKGKQVEKKTGEASPFLASAFDGNEKFARDFAKKLMGRVVFLYFIQKKGWMGASTLAYEDGNLNFMQDFFEVSGKTEDFYPEYLSKLFFDTLNNPDRKEDSFTMPDGNKIKIPYLNGGLFEQESDAYADIKFPSALFEELFELFNQYNFTIYEDSPEDHTVAVDPEMLGHIFENLLEDNKDKGAFYTPKQIVHYMTQESLMEYLLTHLSNLSRKDLEPFIKDKVSNGLKPDKLKEIGQLLNKVKICDPAIGSGAFPMGLLQEIFSLKELIAFETDQNWQPAKVKTDIIQNSIYGVDLEKGAVDIARLRFWLSLVVDELTPKPLPNLDYKIMQGNSLLESYEGIPLNNLMKPYTISYVEEDGQASLYGNTKVKEQHHLSTENQQKLEALVHEYFACTTPARKQEIKEEIDQLVHEHIEYNIGLEESKITISIAETEARLVSIKIDPKTSPAVQKKAKTKKEKEERLLQKLYQEQAKFQVIKEKLVEEEKSREKNYFLWHLYFKEVFDTGGFDIVIGNPPYVQIQKMGKEADLIKASNFDTFNRTGDVYCIFFELGNKLLKEVKGNLIYITSNSWLRANYGKILRRYFIDETSPLCLIDLSDSDIFETATVRTAIFQFKKTKSNRVLNALRITRKKNVSLDQFDVYVGQNIVDIQNLNDNAWTVTDKQSQLIIDKVRSKGKILDEWCIDINYGIKTGLNDAFWIDGETRKSIIEQSPKEASIIKPMLRGRDVNRYQVNFNNSYLINTHNGIKKKDLPRINVEQDFPLIYKHLQKWEKELIARADQGDHWSNLRNCAYLQQFENAKIIYPNMSSEIAFSYDDTGFYTNQKCYILTGEKLKYLLAILNSKLFKFCFEEEFPEVQGNAREINKVVFKTLPILYPNDQEEVVFEPLVNQILSDKSEGKNTSSLEQEIDAMVFKLYELTYEEVLEVLHNTNPDGEFWMSKEEYNNYKLN is encoded by the coding sequence ATGATTGATCTTTTATCCAGCCCATACAACAAACAAAGTTTCATAGACAAGCTCATTCTGCCCGTATTTCAAGGTAAAGTTGACAGCTTGGTTATATACGATGAGAGTCGAGTAGAGGAAGTATTACTTACTGATGGAGAAGAAGCTATTGCTGAAAGTATAATCAAGTACGGTGAGATCATCACCTCAGACAAAAGGACAATAGACTTATTTGAAGTGACCCTGCAGGACAGCAAAGTAATAGAGCGAAACAAAGTATCTGTCGGTAACATTGTGAAAAAACATATCATTGGAAACAATGCTGTCTTTGCAAGCTTTGCCTATGCAGATGCCACGGATCGAAACTGGCGTTTCTCCTTTATTGCGTTCGATAGTCAGTTTGAAGATGGTGATGTAGTACAGATAGAAACTAATCCCAAAAGATATACCTATGTCCTCGGACCTGGTGAGACCTGTCGGACTGCAACTGATCGTTTTACCTACCTGGCAGCTAAGTCGAGTATCGATCTGGCTCATATCAAAGAGGCTTTTAATGTGGAGAAAATCTCCAAAGATTTCTTCAACGATTATAGGGAACACTACCAAAACTTCTGTGAGTACCTCACAGGAAAGCGAATGGTCACTGTAAAAGGTAAACAGGTAGAAAAAAAAACAGGCGAAGCTTCCCCATTCCTGGCATCTGCATTCGATGGTAACGAAAAGTTTGCCCGAGACTTTGCCAAAAAACTTATGGGTCGTGTGGTCTTTCTTTACTTTATCCAAAAGAAAGGCTGGATGGGTGCTTCCACTTTGGCTTATGAAGATGGAAACCTCAACTTCATGCAAGATTTCTTTGAAGTAAGTGGCAAAACAGAGGACTTTTATCCTGAGTATCTTAGCAAGCTCTTTTTCGATACGCTCAATAATCCTGATCGTAAGGAAGACAGCTTCACCATGCCAGATGGCAACAAAATAAAGATTCCCTACCTAAACGGTGGCCTTTTCGAGCAAGAGTCAGATGCCTACGCAGATATTAAGTTTCCTTCTGCATTGTTTGAAGAGCTCTTCGAGCTGTTTAACCAATACAACTTCACCATCTATGAAGACAGCCCTGAAGACCACACCGTAGCGGTAGACCCAGAGATGCTCGGCCACATCTTCGAAAACCTACTGGAAGACAACAAAGACAAAGGCGCATTCTACACACCCAAGCAGATTGTACACTACATGACGCAAGAGAGCCTTATGGAATACCTGCTCACCCACTTGTCTAATCTCTCCAGAAAAGATCTCGAGCCGTTCATCAAAGACAAAGTAAGCAATGGCCTGAAACCAGACAAGCTCAAGGAAATAGGCCAACTACTGAACAAGGTGAAAATCTGTGACCCGGCCATAGGATCAGGAGCTTTCCCCATGGGACTACTGCAAGAGATATTTTCTCTTAAAGAACTCATTGCTTTTGAAACGGACCAAAACTGGCAGCCCGCTAAAGTCAAAACCGATATTATTCAAAACTCAATATATGGTGTAGATTTAGAAAAGGGTGCGGTAGACATTGCTCGATTGCGCTTTTGGCTCTCGCTGGTGGTGGATGAGCTTACTCCTAAGCCTCTGCCCAATCTGGATTACAAGATCATGCAGGGCAATAGCTTGCTGGAAAGTTATGAAGGTATACCCCTGAATAACTTAATGAAGCCCTACACTATATCTTATGTAGAGGAAGATGGTCAGGCATCTTTGTATGGCAATACCAAGGTAAAAGAACAGCATCATCTCAGTACCGAAAACCAACAAAAACTCGAAGCGCTGGTGCATGAATATTTTGCCTGTACTACGCCTGCTCGTAAGCAAGAGATCAAAGAAGAGATAGACCAGCTAGTGCATGAGCATATCGAGTACAATATTGGTTTGGAAGAAAGTAAAATCACCATTTCCATAGCAGAAACTGAAGCCCGTCTTGTATCCATCAAAATAGACCCTAAAACCTCGCCAGCGGTTCAGAAAAAAGCAAAAACAAAAAAGGAAAAAGAAGAGCGCTTGCTCCAAAAGCTTTACCAAGAACAAGCCAAGTTTCAAGTTATCAAAGAGAAGCTTGTGGAAGAGGAAAAATCACGAGAAAAGAATTACTTCCTATGGCACTTATACTTCAAAGAGGTTTTTGATACGGGAGGTTTTGATATTGTAATAGGTAATCCGCCATATGTGCAAATACAAAAAATGGGTAAAGAGGCGGATTTGATTAAAGCATCCAATTTCGATACCTTCAATCGAACAGGAGACGTTTATTGCATTTTCTTTGAATTAGGCAATAAGTTACTAAAGGAGGTAAAAGGTAATCTCATATACATTACTAGCAACTCATGGTTACGAGCAAACTACGGGAAGATATTGAGGCGATATTTCATTGATGAGACTTCTCCACTATGTCTTATCGACTTATCAGATTCCGACATATTTGAAACGGCAACAGTTAGAACGGCAATATTTCAATTCAAGAAAACTAAATCCAACCGCGTACTTAATGCATTGAGAATTACGAGAAAGAAAAATGTCTCATTAGATCAGTTCGATGTCTATGTGGGGCAAAACATAGTAGATATTCAAAACCTTAATGACAATGCTTGGACGGTAACGGACAAACAATCACAGCTAATTATTGATAAAGTCAGAAGTAAAGGTAAAATCCTTGATGAGTGGTGTATAGATATCAATTACGGTATTAAAACAGGTCTTAATGACGCTTTTTGGATAGATGGGGAGACAAGAAAAAGCATCATTGAGCAATCACCGAAAGAAGCATCCATCATCAAGCCAATGTTGCGAGGAAGGGATGTGAACAGGTATCAGGTTAATTTCAATAACTCATATCTAATTAATACTCACAATGGTATAAAAAAGAAAGACTTACCAAGGATCAATGTTGAACAAGACTTTCCTTTAATTTATAAGCACTTACAAAAATGGGAGAAGGAACTTATTGCTAGAGCAGATCAAGGTGATCATTGGAGTAATCTACGTAACTGTGCTTATCTCCAACAATTTGAAAATGCCAAAATTATTTACCCCAATATGTCATCAGAAATTGCCTTTTCGTACGATGATACTGGGTTTTACACCAATCAGAAATGTTATATTCTGACCGGAGAAAAGCTAAAATATCTATTAGCGATTTTGAACTCTAAACTTTTTAAGTTCTGTTTTGAAGAGGAATTTCCAGAAGTACAGGGGAATGCAAGAGAGATCAATAAAGTAGTATTTAAAACCCTTCCGATTCTATATCCAAACGATCAAGAAGAAGTAGTCTTTGAACCACTCGTTAATCAAATCCTATCCGACAAATCCGAAGGAAAGAACACCAGTTCACTAGAACAAGAAATCGACGCGATGGTCTTCAAACTCTATGAGCTTACCTACGAAGAAGTATTGGAGGTACTGCACAACACCAATCCGGATGGGGAGTTTTGGATGAGTAAAGAGGAGTATAATAATTACAAATTGAATTAA
- a CDS encoding WG repeat-containing protein has protein sequence MRGFQLKAKIFLLALCFLSSLSLWAFSPTPYVFYTENGKTGLKDESGQVLIAAQYEKLGWSKGLEHPVNEVIGYFDGERWGLISLKDRRVTAPKFYTLEAVHSGLIIASIKGRFSNLLLYGTINSKGQTVIPFENHSLKVQSDLLIASKIESGRTRYGLYSENSKVLLPKQYTQIEHFDESLFVFRDTMNLYGVIDKAGEVKVAASLDSVGSLENDLAKIYRAGKVGLINQYGELKLEPNFKEVSGPFETESFSSFEIKTASDSLLGQWSADSIFLIRGQFLAVCANGWVEVFDENRESIYVGLIPDQVDAFKNHLIISDHRKSTIIPAKGVKFGPNVFEEIRVDEHVLFAKSKSGWSIYNAFGRKLTNKQFESVQVESNNLIPVKRNGYWGYLDLRGQVAIPFKYDQVSPFQQQLAKVKNMDFEHLINQFGEVVGQASYDSIALNDNNTAVVKSRTRTDIVNEDGLALFQTYNQLVPHELGYLERTTDGKMGLLSEGGEILFYPNCDTISGLIDGQYLILKKKDQWAVSSKSGQLLLPFSDRFEEVSLISEGLIAIKENGQYGFVDLNGQLRIANRYDSVGGFSEGLSAVKLNGHWGYVNLGEELVIQPNLDFVTPMKAGMVIVKRAGLYGALDAAGDEKVMIEYDAIKRTENGLFIVRKQFKYGLFDQAGKMILNPSYDKIESTVDGNFIVRRRGKSGLMNDRGLYVIPLRYDLIQELQEGQYTCRRSGD, from the coding sequence GTGAGGGGATTTCAACTAAAGGCTAAGATTTTTTTGCTGGCCTTATGTTTTCTATCCAGCCTGTCGTTGTGGGCCTTTTCGCCGACTCCCTATGTTTTTTATACCGAAAATGGCAAGACCGGTCTTAAAGATGAGTCGGGTCAGGTGCTGATTGCGGCTCAGTATGAAAAATTAGGCTGGAGCAAGGGGTTAGAACACCCTGTTAATGAAGTTATAGGTTATTTTGATGGGGAACGATGGGGTTTAATTTCATTGAAGGACAGGAGAGTCACCGCTCCTAAATTCTACACTCTGGAGGCAGTTCACAGCGGTCTTATTATTGCTTCTATCAAGGGGCGCTTTTCAAACCTACTTCTATACGGTACTATCAATTCTAAAGGACAGACTGTTATTCCTTTTGAGAATCATTCTTTGAAAGTTCAAAGTGATTTGTTGATTGCTTCTAAAATTGAAAGTGGTCGGACTAGATACGGTCTCTATTCTGAGAACAGTAAGGTTTTGTTGCCCAAGCAATATACTCAAATTGAGCACTTTGATGAGAGCTTGTTTGTTTTCAGGGACACTATGAATCTTTATGGTGTTATTGATAAAGCCGGTGAAGTAAAAGTTGCAGCATCATTAGACAGTGTGGGCAGCTTAGAAAATGATTTGGCAAAGATCTATCGCGCAGGTAAAGTTGGTTTGATTAATCAATATGGAGAGCTGAAGTTAGAACCCAATTTCAAGGAGGTTTCTGGCCCATTTGAAACCGAGTCTTTCAGCTCATTCGAAATCAAAACAGCTAGTGATAGCCTTTTGGGGCAATGGTCTGCAGATTCGATATTTTTAATACGAGGTCAGTTTTTGGCGGTATGTGCCAATGGTTGGGTAGAGGTTTTTGATGAAAATCGAGAAAGCATTTATGTAGGGTTAATTCCTGATCAAGTAGATGCCTTCAAGAATCACCTTATTATTTCGGATCACAGGAAATCAACCATTATTCCAGCAAAAGGGGTAAAGTTTGGGCCCAATGTTTTTGAAGAAATAAGAGTGGATGAGCATGTGCTTTTTGCCAAGAGCAAAAGTGGCTGGAGTATCTATAATGCCTTTGGTAGAAAGTTGACGAATAAGCAATTTGAATCAGTACAAGTCGAAAGTAATAATTTGATTCCAGTTAAAAGAAATGGTTATTGGGGGTATTTGGACCTAAGAGGGCAAGTGGCCATTCCTTTCAAGTATGATCAGGTGAGCCCCTTTCAACAGCAATTGGCAAAAGTTAAAAACATGGACTTTGAGCATTTGATCAATCAGTTTGGTGAAGTGGTAGGCCAGGCTTCCTATGATTCAATCGCACTCAATGACAATAATACTGCTGTGGTGAAAAGTCGTACTCGTACTGATATTGTCAATGAGGATGGGTTGGCACTATTTCAAACCTATAATCAGCTGGTCCCACATGAATTGGGCTATTTAGAAAGAACTACCGATGGTAAAATGGGGTTGCTTTCAGAAGGAGGTGAGATTTTGTTTTACCCTAATTGTGATACTATATCTGGGTTAATTGATGGACAGTACCTTATTCTGAAGAAGAAAGACCAATGGGCTGTTTCTTCTAAAAGTGGTCAATTGTTACTCCCCTTTAGTGATAGATTTGAAGAGGTTTCACTCATCTCTGAAGGTCTGATTGCGATCAAAGAAAACGGTCAATATGGTTTTGTAGACTTGAATGGCCAGTTGAGAATTGCCAATCGCTACGATAGTGTGGGTGGATTTAGCGAAGGTCTATCGGCTGTTAAGCTCAATGGTCATTGGGGCTATGTCAATTTAGGTGAAGAACTTGTGATTCAGCCTAATCTAGATTTTGTAACCCCTATGAAAGCGGGCATGGTCATAGTTAAAAGAGCGGGTCTTTATGGAGCGCTAGATGCCGCAGGAGATGAAAAGGTGATGATTGAGTATGATGCCATCAAACGAACAGAGAATGGTTTGTTCATTGTAAGAAAACAATTTAAATACGGATTGTTTGACCAGGCAGGCAAAATGATCTTAAACCCTTCTTATGATAAGATTGAGTCCACTGTAGATGGGAATTTCATTGTTCGACGTAGAGGGAAATCTGGCTTAATGAATGACCGTGGGCTTTATGTAATCCCTTTGCGTTACGATCTGATTCAGGAATTGCAAGAGGGGCAATATACCTGTCGCCGCTCTGGTGATTAG
- a CDS encoding restriction endonuclease codes for MQKFVGALAAAQSDKGVFITTSSFSKGQLNMSTN; via the coding sequence ATCCAAAAATTTGTAGGGGCATTAGCCGCTGCACAATCTGATAAAGGTGTTTTTATCACCACTTCTAGTTTCTCCAAAGGGCAATTGAATATGTCAACCAATTAG
- a CDS encoding RipA family octameric membrane protein, with protein sequence MSNDSENTKINSHDIYETIWKCRDFEINNLWQRSIFFTAFLILCFTGYGSALSKLVDSIDKDKVFISINVVCFLLSLLGIVFSIMWIKLGKASKAWYEVYESAIGAIEKHKDFASEKAIEVGAFCYNRLDGYKEIKISNSVFSGKAGEFSPSKINIGIGQVFLVTWLIIGFVHSLIAGYSFHELYPDTFGDTLISVFGFVILFLTTLIMGSPMIFKSGTIDWFRTYRKPD encoded by the coding sequence ATGAGTAACGATTCTGAAAACACTAAAATAAATTCTCATGACATCTATGAGACTATCTGGAAATGTCGTGATTTTGAAATCAACAACCTTTGGCAAAGGTCTATTTTCTTCACTGCATTTCTGATTCTTTGCTTTACCGGTTATGGTTCGGCCTTATCCAAATTAGTGGATAGTATTGACAAGGATAAAGTTTTCATCTCAATCAATGTGGTCTGCTTTCTTCTGAGTCTCTTAGGGATTGTTTTTTCCATAATGTGGATTAAACTAGGTAAGGCATCAAAGGCTTGGTATGAGGTTTATGAAAGTGCCATAGGCGCCATAGAAAAACACAAAGATTTTGCTTCAGAAAAAGCAATTGAAGTTGGGGCCTTCTGCTATAATAGGCTAGATGGATACAAAGAAATCAAAATCTCCAATAGTGTCTTTTCTGGTAAGGCAGGTGAATTCTCTCCATCAAAAATTAATATTGGCATTGGCCAAGTATTTTTGGTTACCTGGTTGATAATTGGTTTTGTACATTCTCTAATTGCTGGGTATAGCTTCCATGAATTGTATCCAGATACCTTTGGAGATACGTTAATAAGCGTTTTTGGATTCGTAATTCTATTTTTAACCACCCTGATTATGGGTAGTCCTATGATATTTAAAAGTGGTACTATCGATTGGTTTAGAACTTACCGTAAACCTGATTAG
- a CDS encoding type IV toxin-antitoxin system AbiEi family antitoxin, whose product MNERIIHIAIKNVEENLPIKLEYREAGQPDGNICLTHKDQTYHLHAVIKGGVRKYVLDQLAEYVQEYQHVILVAEHIPAKVKQQLREQHIPYIEANGNIYFENNNTFLLVDTNKTKAFPKEKGNRAFTKTGLKVLFHLLQKPELIKFPQRQIADVTGVALGNIPQVIEGLKKTGYLLPLNDKEYLWNNREELLDRWIEAYQTTLKPSLKKGNYQPRIPWKQIGLNTGRTVWSGEPAGENLTMHLRAEKLQMYTRENQADLIKNYQLQPKTDGEIEVYDMFWEEEFNQSPFTAPPLIVYADLIIEGGKRNKETAKLIFDEFIEPIL is encoded by the coding sequence ATGAACGAAAGGATTATTCATATCGCCATAAAAAATGTAGAAGAGAATCTACCAATTAAGTTGGAATACCGTGAGGCAGGCCAACCGGATGGAAATATATGCCTAACCCACAAAGACCAAACCTATCATCTCCATGCAGTAATCAAAGGAGGGGTCAGGAAGTACGTACTAGACCAATTAGCAGAATATGTCCAGGAATATCAGCATGTCATACTAGTGGCAGAGCACATTCCAGCCAAAGTGAAGCAGCAACTACGAGAGCAACATATTCCCTATATTGAAGCCAATGGGAATATCTACTTTGAAAATAACAACACTTTCTTGCTCGTAGATACCAACAAAACGAAAGCGTTCCCAAAAGAAAAAGGGAATCGTGCTTTTACCAAGACAGGTTTAAAAGTACTTTTTCACTTGTTACAGAAACCTGAGTTGATCAAATTCCCTCAAAGGCAAATTGCGGATGTTACAGGTGTTGCCCTAGGCAATATCCCACAGGTAATTGAAGGGCTCAAAAAAACGGGGTATTTATTGCCATTGAATGATAAAGAGTATCTGTGGAACAATAGAGAGGAGTTGCTCGATCGATGGATTGAAGCTTACCAAACCACCTTAAAGCCTAGCCTTAAAAAAGGGAATTATCAACCAAGGATCCCATGGAAGCAGATAGGGTTGAATACAGGAAGAACGGTATGGAGTGGCGAGCCAGCTGGTGAGAATTTAACCATGCACCTAAGAGCTGAAAAGCTTCAGATGTATACCAGGGAGAATCAAGCAGACCTTATCAAGAACTATCAATTACAGCCCAAAACAGACGGAGAGATTGAAGTCTATGACATGTTTTGGGAAGAGGAGTTCAATCAAAGCCCATTTACCGCACCTCCACTAATAGTATATGCAGATTTGATCATAGAAGGTGGGAAAAGAAACAAGGAAACCGCTAAATTGATTTTCGATGAGTTTATCGAACCAATCTTATAA
- a CDS encoding type II TA system antitoxin MqsA family protein, which produces MNSPITGKEMQLSYEWRTIPFRKEQFEIPYQFYLCEDSGEQFTTTEVDELNMRMVYNQFRTKHHIPLPDEIRSIREQYEVSASRMGEILGFGPNTYGQYEKGDLPSLANAKLLKMANDPEKFLDLVKDWETSSDKPKADLLKRVRKLIDQENSFINNLESYLMGGHKASHYTGFKTPDYEKLTEMIVFFAQEVPCYKTKMNKLLFYSDFLMFKQQGHSVSGAMYKAIPYGPVPNSFESIFESLAKKDVIDIWYDELPEGGQKQYLQGRKDRPLRNELFSENEMMVLDTIKSRFKDTKPYEIVEISHQEKGWIDNEVSRSYISYHYAFDLKAL; this is translated from the coding sequence ATGAACAGCCCGATTACTGGAAAAGAAATGCAACTCAGCTACGAATGGAGAACCATACCATTTCGAAAAGAGCAGTTTGAAATTCCATACCAATTTTACTTATGTGAGGATTCAGGTGAGCAATTCACTACCACTGAAGTGGATGAATTAAACATGCGAATGGTTTACAATCAGTTCAGGACAAAGCATCACATTCCCCTCCCAGATGAGATTAGATCCATTAGGGAGCAATATGAGGTGTCAGCGTCCAGAATGGGTGAGATATTGGGTTTTGGCCCTAATACTTATGGTCAATATGAAAAAGGAGATTTACCATCATTGGCTAACGCCAAACTATTGAAAATGGCTAATGACCCTGAAAAATTTCTTGATCTAGTCAAAGATTGGGAAACGAGTTCTGATAAACCAAAGGCTGATTTATTGAAAAGAGTACGAAAACTCATTGATCAGGAAAACTCATTTATTAATAATCTTGAAAGCTATTTGATGGGGGGGCATAAAGCTAGTCATTACACTGGGTTTAAGACTCCAGATTATGAGAAGCTTACTGAAATGATAGTGTTTTTTGCACAGGAGGTGCCCTGCTACAAGACCAAAATGAACAAGCTGCTATTTTATTCTGACTTTCTAATGTTCAAACAACAAGGGCACTCTGTAAGTGGAGCTATGTATAAGGCCATACCCTATGGTCCTGTTCCTAACAGTTTTGAGTCAATTTTTGAGAGTCTAGCCAAAAAAGATGTAATAGATATCTGGTATGACGAGTTGCCAGAGGGAGGGCAAAAGCAGTATCTCCAGGGACGAAAAGACCGACCACTAAGAAATGAACTCTTTTCTGAAAATGAAATGATGGTTCTGGATACAATTAAGTCGAGATTTAAAGATACCAAACCCTATGAAATCGTAGAAATCAGTCATCAGGAAAAGGGTTGGATCGATAACGAAGTATCTCGCTCGTATATTAGCTATCACTACGCATTTGATTTGAAGGCATTATAA